One region of Emys orbicularis isolate rEmyOrb1 chromosome 4, rEmyOrb1.hap1, whole genome shotgun sequence genomic DNA includes:
- the LOC135877421 gene encoding perforin-1-like translates to MVRSGAFIPLLLLFLLPGVSPDCYTGTAEECGETTTFVPAHSLVGEGIDVTTLKRTGANLVDTSLWRHPNGTCTLCKNRLQRAQLHRVPLAMVDWKVQMSCTQDLSSSVKESAAAVGRALAWDVDNDWMSELELQEEPHGPALRGSQSQLTSYAYQKEKDDKYMFVYQDMPCVFYRVRFTHDPPLMPQFTRALRSLPPRYESATYRPFLATYGTHYIRQADLGGRVRQLMAIETCRAVLDRQTATEIKDRLRSQFLQDLGLRQSSEGRGSSQEPYVEKRIQVTGGNSDSNLLFSAKQNANSFSTWMESLKASPDLVSYSVMPIHTLVRAGDPRREALKQAVKKYVAERGHRKSCPRSCPQGGQADSLDPCKCYCSGNPFTNSMCCSLERGMARLKVHVLKGADLWGDYLTATDAYVKVFFQGRELQTDYIVDNNNPVWYKDLNFGPVTLPTMLRELSKLELEVWDSNPWEDECLGRCDTNLEVGRSDTFICLLDHGHLEYSYTLECGPNLGGNNCHEYVPVSG, encoded by the exons ATGGTGAGATCCGGGGCCTTcatccctctgctcctcctcttccttctccctggaGTCTCCCCCGACTGCTACACCGGCACAGCTGAGGAATGTGGTGAGACCACGACCTTCGTGCCCGCGCACAGCTTGGTGGGGGAGGGCATCGACGTGACCACTCTGAAGCGGACGGGGGCCAATCTGGTGGACACCAGCCTGTGGCGCCACCCAAATGGCACCTGCACCCTGTGCAAGAACCGGCTGCAGCGGGCGCAGCTGCACAGGGTACCACTGGCCATGGTGGACTGGAAGGTCCAAATGTCGTGCACCCAGGACCTCAGCAGCTCAGTGAAAGAGTCAGCCGCGGCTGTGGGCCGGGCACTGGCGTGGGATGTGGACAATGACTGGATGTCAGAGCTGGAGCTGCAAGAGGAGCCCCATGGCCCGGCCTTGAGGGGGTCCCAATCCCAGCTCACCAGCTACGCTTACCAGAAGGAGAAGGACGACAAGTACATGTTCGTGTACCAAGACATGCCCTGTGTATTTTACAG GGTGAGGTTCACTCATGACCCCCCCCTGATGCCCCAGTTCACCCGGGCACTGAGAAGCCTCCCACCCAGGTACGAATCAGCCACATACCGGCCCTTCCTGGCCACGTACGGTACCCACTACATAAGGCAGGCGGACCTGGGGGGCCGCGTGCGGCAGCTGATGGCCATTGAGACCTGCCGGGCAGTGCTGGACAGGCAGACAGCCACCGAAATCAAGGATCGCCTGCGCTCACAGTTCTTGCAAGACCTGGGCTTGAGACAGAGCAGCGAGGGCAGGGGGAGCTCCCAGGAGCCCTACGTGGAGAAGCGCATCCAGGTGACGGGTGGCAACAGCGACTCCAATCTGCTCTTCTCCGCCAAGCAAAACGCCAATTCCTTCTCGACCTGGATGGAGAGCCTCAAAGCCAGCCCCGACCTGGTCTCCTACTCTGTGATGCCCATCCACACCTTGGTGAGAGCGGGCGACCCCAGGCGGGAGGCGCTGAAGCAGGCAGTGAAGAAGTACGTGGCTGAGCGGGGGCACAGGAAGAGTTGCCCTCGTAGCTGCCCACAAGGGGGCCAGGCTGACTCCTTGGATCCCTGCAAATGCTACTGCTCCGGCAACCCCTTCACCAACTCCATGTGCTGTTCACTTGAGCGGGGCATGGCCCGGCTGAAGGTCCATGTGCTGAAGGGCGCAGACCTGTGGGGAGACTACTTGACCGCCACCGATGCCTATGTCAAGGTCTTCTTCCAAGGCCGGGAGCTGCAGACGGACTACATTGTAGACAATAACAACCCCGTCTGGTACAAAGACCTGAACTTTGGGCCAGTGACGCTGCCGACGATGCTGAGGGAGCTGTCCAAACTGGAATTAGAGGTGTGGGACAGCAACCCATGGGAGGACGAGTGCCTGGGCCGCTGCGACACCAACCTCGAGGTCGGCAGGAGCGACACATTCATCTGCCTCCTTGACCACGGCCACTTGGAGTATTCCTACACACTGGAGTGCGGGCCCAACCTGGGGGGCAACAACTGCCATGAGTACGTGCCTGTGAGTGGCTAA